aatgattagcattttataacgaATCTTTATCGCAGACATCTACCCAAGGATATAGttcatcattttatttatttatttgagatACGATCTCAATGATGTTTTAAATAATGAAGGCTACATAttgttagatagatagatagatatagcctttattatggacttattgtaacaattttttttttattattattatttattttttttagcttatacataatattaaaaaagaaataaagatgtgtttaattatgctcttcgtccatttgtcttttgacaaaggcctcctccagctctttccacttatccctgtctctcgccagccttctccacatatttcctgctgtattttttatctcttcttcccatctcttaattggtcttcctctctttcttgttCCGTATCTGGGGTACCACTCGGTTACGTCTTTTGTCCATTTCTCAATTTTTTTTCGCATCATATGTCCAGTCCAACGCCATTTGATTTTTCTTATGTGTTCTGTTATGTCTTTGACCTTCGTCTTTTTCCTTATATCGGTCAGTCTCACTCTGTCTTTTCTTCTAACTTTTAGGATGCTCCTCTCCATACTGTTCTGacaaacttgaatttttttggcTTGAACTTTCGTAAGAGACCATGTTTGACATCCATACGATAGACAAGGCAGAATGCAAGAGTTGAAGATTTTTGCTTTCGAGTGCATGGGAAAGTAACTGTCCTTCATTATTTCTCTGAGAGACCAGTATCTTTTCCATCCCGACGATATCCTTTGTTGCACTTCTTTGTTCATTTGATCTTTTGGTGATATGATCTGACCCAGATATGTGTAGCTCTCTATGAACTCAATCTCTTCGTTGTCTACCATAATTCTAGTTGGTGTCTGATTAGTCATTAGTTTCGTTTTACTTGTATTCATTGTTAAACCCGCAGCTCTGCTTTGTGTAGCTAGTTGTTGTAGCATTACCTGCAGATTCTCTGGTGTTTCAGTGATTAAAATGAGGTCATCTGCAAATCTAAGATGGTTTATTTTTTTGCCATTTATATTGATTCCAAACTTATCCCAGTTTAGTTCTCTGAATATATTTTCTAACACAGCTGAGAAGAGCTTTGGTGAGAGTGGGTCTCCCTGTCGTACACCCTTCTTTGTTATATAAGTATCTATATTTGTGAATGTTCCTTTTCCCGTATTGTAAATAATGTGTGGTGTGTATATGTCGGCAGAGTTTGGTGGGACTTACCCATAAGATTAATTTTAAGACCAAATTATGTACAAaaaatcatacaataaatgatttgatttttgttagTATCGATACTAAGTATGCGAGTCTAATCATtaacaatttatttcaatattgatGTCAATtgcttgtttttgttttgtttttaaatgttctttatttcatcATAAGTACAACTTAATTTGATAACATGACACTGTCTTGTTAgcaaaaatcttaaataattaacaacgtTTATCAGGCTAATAACACCTATTAAAACTTATACTATGAATGTTATCAATACTTTTACAATGTTGTGGTTTCAAACTTTAAGGAAGACAAGTGAAGGGATTTGCTAACATAAACATTTCAGATAATGTTTATACATACTAGTGTTAAACTTACAAGTAACAGAATCAAGCATACGATCTAACATAGTGTAATTTTATAAAGGATCAAattaatttaggtaagtaaattaaataacaaagttGCTTAAGATcaaatttcatatttatatttgtgggtaattatttttattaataaagatgTCAATTGCTTGTTTATGGTTACAATTGATGATAATTGGCGCTCTCTATTACTGTCTAGGCAACGTCGTGTCTCATTAGAGCTATAGTTTGTGTTTGTccttttacataaataaagtaGAATATGTAGATATGGGTGTGTatatattttcggaggtatgtgacgtaacctgggccggttttccctgcgcgggttaaaatgtcagacaggcagtcgtttctgtaaaaaaccggacctatcaaatcatCAGGTCAGGTTAGTTTGTGAAAAATggactagggagatgatgtagaTATATCCGACTCTTAGAGGATCCAAATAATTCAGGAAAtgaagcttacgactatatcccaattggggtagtccgaggtacatccatcgcaagatgaactaagtacccacacctcaccgagatttctattagaccaacgggGTAGATGGTGAACTATATACAATAACAAACTTTGACTCAAACTCAAACGGGACTGTCTGTTGACAATCAGTCGTTTTAAATAGTCGGTCTCAACCTCAACATTGACACAATATGTATTAAGTTAACTAAGACATTTATGACAAAGTCGTGTCACTcattttggcagctcaatattaaccctgacaccaagtttGTTAACGTTGGTAAttctacaacccacacgatataacaTGAAGAAGATTATGGTAAATATcccaataagtaataaaaatacggATGTCTAATAAGAAACGTATGACAGATAAAGGAAACCACGATAAACTTAACAATCTAATCAAATAAACCACGTACCAGCAGGCGATGATGTAGGAGAACGTAATAAAGAACAATTGTATGGTAATCTGCAGTCAGAACATGGTATGATACGCCTACGATATTGGGCACGACTCGACGGTACCTACGGCGAGCGGCATGGCAGGGGTACCGTTAAGATGCGCGTGCGGTCAGTCTGAGTCGACACGACGCGCGAGCCTCTACCGGCCTCTACGCCGCGGCGCAAACGCGAAACTTTCCGCAGCTTTCTTACTCGttacttctatttttaaatttataatctaCTTACATTCCaaaatttataagtaattgaaagtgttcttttttcaaaaccGGATTCTTTCTTGCCAGCCTTTTATAATCAAAAAACGTTCCAAACCAAATCTGTGTCAGTTACGTTAAGTTAAAATGCGAGTGAAGGGTTCAAATCTGTCGACATACGGATAAAGCTGCTCTCGGTGTTGACATACTAAATCTGTCTCTTGCCCACTTACATACCGAACTTGTTATAAACTAGGCTGATAGAAAAATGGaggttcaatttgacaaaaatggCTCCCCTTTTGTGGAGTGGGGTGGTATGATAAGGTTGGAGAAGGAACCGATAACGGAGAAGAATTTGTTGGAGAAAGCGGAGACTGAGTTGAGAGAGACACCAGAAGTTCGCGAACAGGCTCTGAACGAACTAAGACAGCTTTTAAAAGGTGAGTTTCGCTGgtcagtttattttttatttattttattatttactctaCCGAAATACAATATGACAAGAAGACGAGAGATAgaaggcacaacttatttctaacaccTTGTGAAGTTGATGGAAAAATAACTCTTTTAGAGTTTCTACATTTTGTTAAAAGTTTTCCTTAGGTTTATGAATGCGTTATTGTGGGTAGTTATATGAACAATAGGTATAATTAAGTAGTAAATCTTCTCTCGTATGGATGACCGatatcatcaaccctggttttagggttactatagagccgcgaAAAGCTATGACATGGCTCGGTTAACgactacctatacctacttacttaagtagccGAGctgtaataaaagtaagtgcgtataataaatattaagtaggGTACTAAACTTTTTCTCACTTAACATTCTGCATttcttttctattattttttctttttttttccgaTCAGGGCTTTATAGgaataaaaagaagaatatactagactttttatgtaaaaagataattgaaagaatcgaataaatattttcggcataaataaatctatttacGTAACTTAATGTCATTTTCACTGCTACTTTTGTTTGGCCGGTTTTTGTTATCAATTTAGATAACTGTAATTAGACAGATAATAACAAATAGATAACTAGTTGTTATCAGTGAATGCACTGTAACGATGTGCCTTGGTATATAAGACACTAATacgtgtgtttgtttgtttgtttgtttattgccCAGCCAAATTAGATAGCGATCAGGGATgttcaaaaggccacattgaaacgattcatctaaaaaagcaatattgtaatttgacatttgcgcatataaaagtgcgcaatgcaaacaaatgccaaatagcaatactgctttcttagatgaattgcaacaatgtagCCGTTTCAGACCCCCAAGACTTTGCATAGTAAAATCTAAGGGTCTGTTTCACAGCGCTACACATTTCTTTTCGCCTCTCATAAAGCATTTACTATGATTTTTACTACAGACTACAATATATGAAACGATGATTTCCTTATTTTGGGTACTTACAACCGGTAATCTCGATCAGTCATTATCACGAACAagctatattataaaataatgatttacCTACAtcgttttatttcaatactaatTCTgtgcatttaatatttttattgacataAAAACGTACAATAGAATTAAAGGAAAATTGTTATTAATGTTTTCCTTAATCATTCATACCTATAAATAATATCATGCTAGGTATGTACCTTCATGCGATCGCTGTATGATAGTTCAatgttattacatacatacatacataaactcacgcctatttcccaccggggtaagcagggaatatagaattccatttgcttcgatcctgacacccttctcttgcttcctccacattcatcaatcgcttcatacacgcacgccggttcggagtagatcATCGTTCAATGTTATTGCTTTCTATTAGATACTCCCAGGCTAGCAAAGGgggtataaatatttttatttttatacacttACTAGTAAACCAagcatacatacagggtgtcagtgacatcgtaacgaacactgagggggatgattcagactatgattctgggttgatatcatgtgaaatttcttgtcggaaaattcataaaaattttagtgtttttttttaatattttcatggtctgaataatatctcaaagttttcgttacgatgtcgctaacaccctgtatgtatgctTGGTTTacgagtataaaaaaataaaaatatttatatactaaTCAATATTCAGTTTGTTCCCTTATCATCGcgagataatattttattactgagACTAAAGGTTATATTACATATAAGGTTGAATAACCACATTGAATAGAAAGTGGGTCAACTTTGATGCCAGTAATAAAATTTCCATATACCTATGTACCTACCAAGTATGCCTTGTCAAGAATCATAcataataagaaaattaataaatgaaaataaaaaccatTTTTAAAAGTGCATTTTCgtaaaaaagaagtaaaacaaaaaatactgcAGTAATAACAATCGAGAgtcatggtagcccagttggtacaacgcttgcctctcactttgagctcgcaggttcgaaactagcacaggcctaaaccaatgattgtcgaatttgtttttttattcatgtttggatcataaataattatcacgtgcttagcggtgaaggaaaacatcgcgaggaaacccacattcccgagaaacgcattttcagaggtgtgtgacctggtgttcccttcgtgggttggaaggccaAACAgccagtcacttctgtaaaaaatcggaccaaatcttcaggttaggtaagcggaccctgtgaaaaacgcgataatgctagggaggtgatgatgacTGTGGTAATAACAATATCTGTCCTATCATGTTCAGATTTATCTCCATATAGACGATTCTaatgaacatttttttaattaggtattcaTTAAAGTAATTCACGGaatgattataatattatggttTTTTATTAGACGCGCAAGAATCTTAAGTaccaaaaataagtacttaggtacttacaatacaTGTATGATGCATCTTAAGGTTATTCGCACTTAGCTAGtgatgtacttaataaaaatattttttataggtaTATGATAAAATACGTGTTTGTCGTTGTGAATCATATAGAATGGATTTAAGCCTGCAGTCTCCGCAACATTGAGTCGTTCGTTGCGAGTTTAGTGCGTATAATGACGTCAACGGGGGGGCTCCCCGAGAggggtgaaaatattcaaattctgaattctgcaaCCGGAGACTGGCTTAACGCAGATTATACGAAATTGACTTTTATTAAACCCAGCTTTCTttgaaaatatatcaaaaaatgCGTCTCGTTATCAACCCTCAAGAATTCCCATTTAGTTGTGAATTTACGCGTATAAATGTAGATAGGTAAGTATGCTTGCCTATCttgcataaaaatgtaaaaaatagagtGGAATACCTACAAAATTCGACTGACAGATATTTCTAGtcacataatcataataatattaagagcGTATTCAGAGTGTGACGTTATTGTAATTAGTAGTCAATTTTGTAACTTTAGAATAGAGTGGAGGTCAGTTCCCATCGGGCTCATGAGACGAAGTGCAATGACTGTTATTAAGACCATTGCGAGATTATGTAGTCTGTGGTTTCGTAGTATTGTGTCTAAGCTTGTAATCACTATGTGATTGAGGTGATATTAGAAACAGGgttaattggctacttgacagttttcggatgagtatttaaaaaattacaattgcttattttatacctcttaaaatattttattttctcgaaaaagcttcaTAATTAATAGAAGAAaacaattatttcttattttatttaaaattcgcGTGAAAATGATTGGTCACATGACATTTTGCCTAGTGACGTCAcaattcaacaaacaaagaaactgtcaaacagtatcacttgagacctgacagatagtttttgtttattttgtgaaatgtgacgtcacacgaagctcaattaTGGCCTCTCGTGTTTCGggttttgtaatacacagataaaaaaacgcattcttattttgtaaaaataaaatattttaaaatttgggtcgtgtaaataacaaaaacattttcttttttttatttaacttatttatgtattttttctactcctctactttaatctggcatttaaataaccaaaaagtctaatataagtacatacataattaaactctttgaaaaagtgtacgctctatggcctataaaagcattgtttacaaagtgtaactgtactataatgtcgccaaaaaagcattgttgttgttttttttttttgacctggaaactggcacctttactttgtttggtgccatagatatactataaaaaaaagtatacatttgccgccattttcccgcgcgttggaaaataaattggaaaatttttgtgtttcgtttaaaattacgtcgtcgtagaaaaagtattgtatgcaacgttgtataactaggtcaaaaaatgctcgtggcgtctcttattgcgatgttcgccaaggctcacatcgcaactcacgccactcgcattttttgacccttcttatacaactgttgcataaaatactattaatcaagaaaaacgtaataataagtccaatattttattaggtttttctatgacgtcatagtgtgcttctccatagtaatttcgtgttttgacgtttagtcataagtaactgatttgactagttggaaactagtctattgtgtataaatatttGCCAGTGTAGCATAGTTCATTCGAATTACTTGATAAGAGGTttaaattttgcttggctgtgaAATACTTAAACCACTAAGTACCTCGATACGGGCGTGggttacatctgtctttatagATAAGTTTCCTAATACATCCAACGATTAGTAACAAAGTAAGAGGTACACCTATACAAATGGACAATTACTTAATTACCAATGCCTTACTCAGCAGACCGGAGATAATGGCTGGCGGGTTGTTCAGCCTCAGAATATGCCAGTCATAAAGTTGATGAAGGTTCAATATTACGTCGCATGTAGATTTCAATGATTTGTATTTGAGATTTCATTCCATGGATAAGAACTGTTGTTACTGaaaccaatgagggactttcaagGCCATTTTCCCTAAtcttctctcttctatcgtgtgggttgtgagatggattaccaaccccatcaaccctggtgttagggttattattgagccgccaaaggcccctgacatggctcatgtaacgactacgtactacatcagtaagtagtcgttaagccgttggtcccggttactacttactcatgtaagtaagtagtcgttacatgagccatgtcaggggcctttggtggctcaatagtaaccctgacaccagggttgatggggttggtactccatctcacaacccacacgacagaagaagaagtaagtagtagccgggagcaacggcttataattatattatattttattagctcatagttaggtatattttacgttttattcattttttttattaatctatCTCACATCGTTTGTTTAAAAGTGTTTTACGTTTGTGGTAGTTTACAAATTGGCCTTTACTTGTAATTGTGATGAATattgtgtaaataattttataaggtACGCTCccctaacaaaataaaataattaaagaaaaattgACCTAGGCGTTTTAAATTTTAAGTCACCTTTTGCTTGGCGCTAAAGCGAAATGCTTCTCTATAAGCGAggcattattgttttattttatcttatctacttattctatttaataaattcttacattttatattattttatattacatacCTTCAATTTCAATGTCTAAGTATAAAATACACGATTGCAGGTGAAACGTCTCTGGTGATCCCGATCGACAATGATGACTTTCTTCTCAAATTCCTGCGACCATGCAAGTTCTACGCTGAAAGCGCTTTTAAGCGGGTACGTATGATATTGTAACTTCTTTATGAGACTACACTTTAAAGGTGAACGCGCACACAGACGCGCTGCGGGCGCTGCACGCGCTGAagttatcatatttttttaaatctttgtaTGAAATCGTATGCAACGTCGCGCACCTGTCGCCGCCGTATGACTTGCATTTTGCCACAAAATGCGACAACTTCGGCGCGTGCGGCTCCTGTGGCACATCTATTATCCGTATCGAAGATCTCTGTAGTGTTTGCCTTGCCTTGCTTATTTGCTGAATTGGTTTAAAGAGCGACCAAACATAGAATGAGTCCAGCTGCTTACCTTCCCGGacatgatataaaaaaaaccgaCAGTTTGTGATTATTTGTTTTTGAGATTGTGGTCTTTCTAACACGATCGTGGTCGTTTTATGCATATGCACAGCATGACAAGACAAGACAAGACACCTGTAAAGTAGGCAGCGTTGTATATGTAGTACACATATTTCCACTCCTAGCCAGCTacgatgtgtgtgtgtgtgtgtgtgtgttgtataatattaagtattacaCGTATCTTATAAGTACGAAAAATTGATAAAATGCCCATCGGAATTTAAATGTAACTTTCGAAATGCATCGAGGTAGAATACTAGGTCGAGCATAATTACGAATAAAAGGAAATTTGTAGTATGTCTAAAGATGAAtgtaaatcatttttttatttaatttctatcATATGTCTACTACAGgattatgccagcctcataatAACTAAAGTAAATTTATTCTTCACCATTTTAAACAAGTAACTCCGAGATTCTGGCCCCagtcatatacagggtgttagtgacatcgtaacgaaaactgtgggtcaatgattcagagttaatttTAAGTGCAagcctgaatcacccctcaaagtttttgttacgatgtcactataacCCTCTATAGTTACGGAATATATTACCAAGGCcatacttattacattttccaGGTCCAAGCATACTACAAGTTCCGACTGTCGCACGCAGACTACTGTCGCGACCTGATGCCGTCTGCCATCCGGTCAGCCTTCGACCACTCCATCGTGTCCATCTTGGCCCCACGTGATCAGCATGGGCGCCGCATCATGCTCGTGGAATCTGGAGGTGAGCTTCATATGTTAAGATGGACTGTATTCAGGTGTCCACAGCCATTCGACCAGCGATAGACCGTTCAATCGTGTCCATCCTAGCGCTGCGAGATCAGGACGTTTGAGGTTTGTAGATTATTGTGTTCAGACACGCGGACTACTATAGCGACCTGATGCCCACGGCTGTCAGGCCAACGTTTGGCCACTCCATCGTATCGCGCGTACTCAGTGGGGCGTCTACATCATGCTGGTATCTTGGAATTACAGCATAGGAGTGGAGTCTTGGaattacgacctccgtggtccagttgttgagcgttgggctcacgatccggaagtcccggttcgaatcccggtggggacatatcacaaaaatcactttgtgatccctactttggttaggacattacacgctgatcacctgattgtccaaaacgtaagatgattccgtgcttcggaaggcttgatgaggttgataattcacctcacaacccacacgatagaagaagaagcataagAGTCGATCAGAACTCATGgctattttttttactactttttgacatttgtatggTTTCGGTGTGATGATGAATATGCTAAGGTCAGTCAAGAGTTAGTCGCTGAATTGCAGCTGATCATTATCTTAGAAGAAATAAGTCCGTCTCGTGGTGCAGGAAGAATAACTAAAtacatattatcatcatcatcactaatttaagagccacgctcttgtcggtgtagcattctccatgctacccGGAACCTgccagagggcagcagtaactgtcagtactatttgggcggaggacaggagtcctagtacgattTTGAAATGTGAAATGAATCACTACTCTCTTTGCTTTGTACTCTGagtgccatcccactcgcgtcagacagagtactgcggggcggaaggcaagagggaaatacataatacatattatgCAATTCCAGCAATATTAGAGGTACATACATATGAATCAGATTGATACCCTctgttttgaagtcggttaaaaataatttactaagTAATTCAGATTCGTCCTCTCTTACAATATTAAAGTTCATAGGAGAACTACTGTAAGTTACTTCCTTCTAAGTAGTGCATGTAATCATCATCTCCGCTTAGCTAGACTGAAGGTttgccaggtccggtttattacgaaagcgacctgtctgaccttccaagctgCGAAGAGAATAACTAGTGCATGTCATAAGAGGACAATTatctatgtatctatgtatgagTGTATTTAATTGCCGTCTCTAAAATAAAACTCGTATTAAATTCTCCGTTGCAGAGCGCTGGGACCCTCGCGAAGTGCCCTTATCTGAAGTATTCCGTGGAGTCCAGCTAGGACTGGAGTCGGCCATGGTGGAGCCTCACACGCAGGTGTGCGGGGTCATCACCATCCTTGATATGAAGGGGCTGTCCCTCAAGCACGTCATGCAGTTCACGCCATCCTTCGCCAAGATGGTTGTTGATTGGATTCAGGTGAGGAATCATGAGGAATGAGGTACATGACTAAAGGATTGGAATCCGCAGTTCTTTTCTTATTGTAAAATCGGAATGagcatattggtgctaattcctgtaaataccatctaattttattttaagttatatctgtcattttcttatccgccgaaaaggaaagggacgggtaattgacaagcataaaatttatgaaacatacgtcaattttaagcacaaatctaaaccaaccgtctaaaaattttacatcagtcaataacccgacacattcatttactcattcttcctaaaattaagagctgtgaatcatccgtccctttccttttcgacgggtatgaaaatgacggatataacttaaaataaaattaagcggtgtttgcaggaatcggggccattaactacttattgtaaattatcgAGCTGTAAAGCAGACATTTTGTCGATATATTTTCTCATTGTTAGGGTAAGTGCGACAGAAAACATCTACGTACGGTTACATTGGAAAATGCGGTCGGCCATTGTTTACacgactggactggactggagaGGATAACGAAGGTCTTTGTTAACTTTGATCAGTGATGATCAATTATAACATAGCGttgttttaatttatcattGTAGGACAGAGTTACTAAGGAGCGAGTGAGTAAGGCGATATTGTCATTATAAAATACTTCTCAAATTGTTTCCTTATACATGAACAAAGAGTACTTACGTTTTTTGTCTGACAATTTAAGAAACCACAACGACGTGCAAGGTTGCCAGTATACATAGAAAATGTATCTACAAATTATTTTCTTGGATATTAGACATAGGCTGCCGTTGAATATTAAAGCGCGTTTATGTTTAATATACGAGTTATACGAAAATTAATCACTTCAATTGCATGTATTCAAAACAAtaaatcttgttttttttacaaatttagTATTAATAGGTATGTctcactttatttatttctcttaCGCTTTTTTAGGCCATTTTggcttttttttttaccaactGCACATGCGGCACgggcaccgcgccgcgcgcagtGCGtcttatatcgagggcttcgaccaacaGCCGTACCACGTTTATCCAAATAGAAAAAAACCCAAAACCAATACTACTAAAAAAAAGCACTGAGAAAACATATTTTCATCTATAACCATGCACAAGAACGTTTCAATAGGAGTGTAAGATATACTTATCTGTCCTTCGTCTCTTGGCCTTCGCGCATGCGTCATATGCAGTCACGCGCAACGCACATCTCTTCCGGCGACGATAGTACTATTACCATTGCCTAACCATTACTTAGAACGCAGCATAATAAATACTAGTCAGAGCGTTTTATAGAATTTATCatcattaagagccacgctcttgccgcTGTAGAATTCTCCATTCTTGCCTAATAAACGCCAATTCAAAATTAACAGAACTGTATCCAAATTACTTCCACACACCCCTGACATTGCATACAAGTCACCTCGTTTTACAGTCACTACACATGACGTTACCACATACGCgaatctgtgtgtgacgtctgacgcgcatacgattgaagactaaagtaagaccgaggggaggaGGGGGGGAAGGGGATtttggtgaggtaaacctagctcagctgctggtggggagcggagagttgccgttctatatgtagtattatttctttattctatgtcgtaacataagcagcctatatgcGTGACATAAAACATAGTTCAACTACCCGGATCTCTCCCCTTTTTCGACTAGACCAACGTGACTGGTTAGATGTCTATTATggatatttgtattattataaattagcaCATTTAGCACACTAGATAATGTATTCACTATTCACACACATACTCGTATGT
This portion of the Pectinophora gossypiella chromosome 1, ilPecGoss1.1, whole genome shotgun sequence genome encodes:
- the LOC126378093 gene encoding alpha-tocopherol transfer protein-like; protein product: MEVQFDKNGSPFVEWGGMIRLEKEPITEKNLLEKAETELRETPEVREQALNELRQLLKGETSLVIPIDNDDFLLKFLRPCKFYAESAFKRVQAYYKFRLSHADYCRDLMPSAIRSAFDHSIVSILAPRDQHGRRIMLVESGERWDPREVPLSEVFRGVQLGLESAMVEPHTQVCGVITILDMKGLSLKHVMQFTPSFAKMVVDWIQDCVPIRLKAIHIVSQPYIFNMLFAIFKPFLREKLRKRIYFHGADRESLLAHVDKSALRTRHGGTLPEPEISGDVLWKMLHHYEDDFKLANSYGYIKNNNNK